A stretch of DNA from Spirosoma endbachense:
ACTCGAACGATCACGGGCTGAATTGCAGACCGTAATCGATACATCGCAAACCGGTATTTTTCTCTTTAGTCCAGTACGTGACAAAACGGGGAATGTCATTGATTTTCGGTTTCGGGTAGCCAACCGGCAACTAGCGTCTTATGTTGGCCAGGATCCCGAATCGGTTATGGGGGCATTAGGAAGCACGTGGTTCCCTGATTATAAAAATAACGGCCTGTTTGAACTTTATAATAAAACCTATCAAACCGGTGAGCCACAGCGGTTCGATTTTCATTACGATGGTGGCGGAATCGATGCCTGGCTTGATATTATGTCCACCAAAATGGGCGATGAAGTACTGGTAACCTTTGGCGATTATACATCGCTCAAACAACTTCAGCAGCAACTGGAAACATCGGTTATAGAGCTTCAACGGTCGAACCGTAACCTGGAGCAGTTTGCCTACGTCGCCAGCCATGACCTTCAGGAACCACTGCGTAAGATTCAGGCATTTGGCGATATTATTAAGGCCCAATATGCGCCACTTATTGGCGATTCGGGGGCTGATATGATCCAACGGATGCAGTCGGCTGCTGCCCGTATGCAGGTACTGATCAAGGATGTACTGGCTTACTCCCGCGTTTCGGCTAAGCGAGAGGAACATAAGCCAGTTCATCTGAATAGTGTTGTAGCGGAGGTGTTGATTGATCTGGAAACGTTTATAACAGAAAAAAAAGCCGTTGTAACCGTAGGGCAACTCCCCCTCATTATGGGTGATATTGCTCAGTTGCGCCAGTTGTTTCAGAATCTGATCAGTAACTCCCTGAAGTTTGCACAAGTCGATCGAATCCCGGAAATTACGATCAGTTCGAGCGTGCTTCGTGGGCGCGAGTCGGGTCTGCCCATATCTCCTCCTGAGAACAACCAACTGTTTCATGCCATCGAATTGACTGATAATGGAATTGGTTTTGACCCACACTACGCTGAACGGATTTTTCAGGTATTCCAACGCCTGCATGGGCGCAGCGAATACCAGGGAACAGGTATTGGATTGGCTATTGTTCAGAAGGTTGTCGAGAATCACAAAGGGTACATCACGGCCGATGGACGACCGGGTCAGGGAGCTACTTTCAGGATATTACTGCCCTCTTCCTCAAATTAAAGACTTATTCCGTCGCTTCTTTCGTTACTTTGGCGACTGAATCAACCGGAAATCATTCATGCGCATAGTCCTTTTAGTTCTTGGTACACTAACTGTCGTTTCCTGTACTATAGGTGTTACTCCTGATGCGGGTAATTTTAGTAGTAACCCTACATCGACACCTGTTACTCCGGGTCAGATTAACGAAGCATCCGGCCTGGCCGATAGCCGTACTCAACCCGGTAATCTCTGGATTGAACAGGATAGCGGTAGCCCGGCCGAATTAGCTTTGCTGGGGTATGATGGCAAGCTGAAGGGGAAAATGAGTATTCCGAACACGACCAACATCGATTGGGAGGATATGACTATAGGCCCCGGCCCTCAGGATGGGAAAAATTACATATATATTGCCGACATTGGCGACAACAACGCCCAGCGGCCAACCAGCGTGCTATATCGGTTTATCGAACCGGCTAATTTGCAGGAGACAATCGGACAGGTTGAACGGATTAATTACAAATACCCTGACGGACCTCGCGATGCTGAAGCATTCATTGTCGATCCTCAAACCCGTGATACATGGATAATCTCCAAACGGGAAGAAAAAGTCCATCTGTATCGGCTTCCGTATCCACAGGATATTAACCAGGTTACCACACTTCAGACCTATGGCGAGCTGCCATCCTTTGGCGATGGACTGGCGGGCTACGTAACGAGTGCGGCCATTTCGCCCGATGGTGGTGAGATTTTAGTCCGTACATATACCGGTATTTTTTATTGGAAACGTACATCCGGCCAAACTGTCGCTGATGCGTTGCAAAAAGGTACCCGATCGCTATTGACATCGCGCATGGAACCGCAGGGCGAAGCCATTTGCTTCGACAAAGACGGAAAAGGCTTTTTTACCATTAGCGAACTGGCTAGTGCTTCGTCGGTGAATCTATATTACTACGCCAGACAGTAAGTTAGTACAGGCAGTTTTTCGTCTGGAAACTGCTTACTGATAATCCGTTGTGACTAAGAAAGCTGCGGTCATTGGGGCCGGAATCGCCGGGATTGCCAGCGCCATCCGATTGGCCGTGAAGGGTTATGAGGTCGATGTAGTCGAGGCTAATGCCTATGCGGGCGGTAAATTGTCTGGTTTCGAAGACGTAACACCCGACGGACAATCGTACCGCTTCGACGCTGGTCCGTCGCTTTTTACGATGCCGCATTTAGTAGATGAACTATTCAAACTCGCTGGCCGAAATCCCGCCGATTATTTTGAGTACACCCGCCTTGACGAGACCTGTCGCTATTTCTGGGATGACAACACGCGCCTGACTGCCTGGGCCGATCTTGATCGATTTGGTAAAGAGATCGAAACCGTATTTGGTGAACCAGCCATGCATTTACACCAGCACTTAGAAGCCAGTGCCCGAAAATATGCGGTAACGGAGAAATTATTTCTGCATCGATCACTCCATAAACTGTCGACCTGGTTCAATCGTGACGCGCTGATTGGTTATCTTAATCTACCCAGACTCGGTGTTTTTGGGACCATGAACGGGGCAAATGAACGTCGGTTTGATCACCCCAGGCTGGTGCAGTTATTTAATCGATACGCTACTTATAACGGTTCAGATCCGTATCAGACGCCAGCAACGATGAATATTATTCCGCATCTGGAATACAACATCGGGGCTTTCTTCCCGAAAGGGGGTATGATTAGTATCACCAATAGTTTGCTGAAACTGGCCGAAGAATTGGGCGTGCGTTTCCACTACAATACTTATGTTACAGAAATTGTAACGAAGGGTAAACTCGCCGTGGCTATTAAATTCACCTCACAGGCTGGTCGCCTTCTGAATCAGGAAATAGCTACTAGCAACTCAATTGGAAGCGAGGTTAGTGTTGTCGTTTCTAATATGGACATTGTCAGTACATTCCGGAAACTCCTGCCGAATGCCCGACAACCTGAGCGAATTCTACGCCAACCTAAATCGAGTTCGGGCTTAATTTTTTATTGGGGTATCAAGCAACAGTTTACCGAACTGGGGTTGCACAATATAGTCTTTAGTACCGATTATCGGGCCGAATTCAATGCCTTATTCGGGCAGAATCAGGTACCCGACGACCCAACCATTTATCTGAACTGTAGCGCGAAACTTAACCCTGATGATGCGCCGGCAGGCTGCGAAAACTGGTTTATCCTGCTAAACGTGCCAAACAACACCGGCCAGGACTGGGATGCTATCATTGCCCGGACCCGACAACGTATTGTGCAGAAACTTAGTCATATGCTGGGCACAGATGTTAGCTCGCTTATTGAAACGGAATCGATACTGGACCCGCGAAGTATTGAAGCCCGAACCTCATCAACGCAGGGCGCCTTATACGGGAATAGCAGCAATAGCCGGTTTGCTGCGTTTTTGCGCCATGCCAATTTCTCCCGGCAGTTTAAGAATCTCTATTTTGTGGGTGGCAGCGTTCATCCGGGAGGTGGTATTCCACTCTGTTTGCTGTCGGCAAAAATCGCAACTGATTTAGTGTAGATTTCGAGCGGCCAGTTACTGGTTTTTAGCGTCAGATACGGGTTTAACTACCGATGATAAACCGTAAACTGAAAACTGCTTTTTATCTTGCCGAATGGATTCTTCGATTCTCATTATTGTTCTGAGCTTATCCGTTTTAATTTCCTACGCGTTTGACCTGTTCAGCAGCCGGTTCCGAACGCCTTCGGTATTGTTGCTC
This window harbors:
- a CDS encoding PE-PGRS family protein gives rise to the protein MRIVLLVLGTLTVVSCTIGVTPDAGNFSSNPTSTPVTPGQINEASGLADSRTQPGNLWIEQDSGSPAELALLGYDGKLKGKMSIPNTTNIDWEDMTIGPGPQDGKNYIYIADIGDNNAQRPTSVLYRFIEPANLQETIGQVERINYKYPDGPRDAEAFIVDPQTRDTWIISKREEKVHLYRLPYPQDINQVTTLQTYGELPSFGDGLAGYVTSAAISPDGGEILVRTYTGIFYWKRTSGQTVADALQKGTRSLLTSRMEPQGEAICFDKDGKGFFTISELASASSVNLYYYARQ
- the crtD gene encoding 1-hydroxycarotenoid 3,4-desaturase CrtD — translated: MTKKAAVIGAGIAGIASAIRLAVKGYEVDVVEANAYAGGKLSGFEDVTPDGQSYRFDAGPSLFTMPHLVDELFKLAGRNPADYFEYTRLDETCRYFWDDNTRLTAWADLDRFGKEIETVFGEPAMHLHQHLEASARKYAVTEKLFLHRSLHKLSTWFNRDALIGYLNLPRLGVFGTMNGANERRFDHPRLVQLFNRYATYNGSDPYQTPATMNIIPHLEYNIGAFFPKGGMISITNSLLKLAEELGVRFHYNTYVTEIVTKGKLAVAIKFTSQAGRLLNQEIATSNSIGSEVSVVVSNMDIVSTFRKLLPNARQPERILRQPKSSSGLIFYWGIKQQFTELGLHNIVFSTDYRAEFNALFGQNQVPDDPTIYLNCSAKLNPDDAPAGCENWFILLNVPNNTGQDWDAIIARTRQRIVQKLSHMLGTDVSSLIETESILDPRSIEARTSSTQGALYGNSSNSRFAAFLRHANFSRQFKNLYFVGGSVHPGGGIPLCLLSAKIATDLV